The Selenomonadales bacterium genome contains the following window.
TCTATTGGCCCAAGCAGAGTCCACTTAGCGGGGCCCTTCGGCTTTGGCGAAGCACAGAGGCAGTATGTGCCGGAAGCCCGCGTAGTAGTCTACCCGCGCGTGCACGCGCTTGGCGACTTGCCGTCTCGTCCCTTAGCTTTACTTGGCGCTAGCACACTGCGGAGCTTCTTACATGAGGACCCGCTACGGATTAGGGGTGTGCGCGAATACATCCCCGGCGACCCACTTAACCGCATCAACTGGAAAGCGACCGCCAAGGCTGCCCGGCATATGGTACATGTACATGAGCCCTCCGCCCATCTCAGTGTGCTGTTTCTGCTTAACCTCGCGACCAGTGACCAAGTATGGCGCATGCTTGACGAAGCAGAGACGGAGTGGGCGATTGAAGTCACAGCGAGCCTCGGTGTAGCCTTAATGGAGGCACACTGCAGCGTCGGCGTGGTTGCTAACGACTACATTACCGACCTTGCGGTTGGTGCCGGTCAAGGCCACTTGCAGGACTTTTTGGTGACGCTAGCGCGCGCTAACAGCCATGCTCTTTGGAAGCCGAGCACCTTTATTGCCGCCGCGCTGGAGATGCGCCGTTTTGGCACGACCTTAGTTCTCGTCACCCCAATCTTGACGGAAGAGATTATGACCGCAATAGAGCAGGCAGAGATTCGCCGCTCCCCGTTACGCATTGTATACACGGGGAACGTGCCGACGCCTTTGTTTGACGACGCCTATATGCTCGCGGTGCCAAGGGAGGGAACGTAGATGTACGCTAGGACACGGCTGATTTTGACGCAAGTGCTCGCGGTTGCTGCTCTCGCGATTGTAGTGCACACCTGGGCCGCCATCCTTAGCCAAATCTTGCACATCCCGCCCATTCCGGTGCAGCCGCTCTGGCCGATTATTGTTGCGGGCGCAGTCGCCCTGGCATTGACTGTCTTGACCGCGAGTATGAACCGCTGGCAACGCATCCTGCTCTTGCAGTCCTTCGCCCTACTATCTGTCTTCGCCACTGGCAGACTCGGCACCGCTCCTCCCGGCTTCACAGTCTTCTCCTTCGCCATGTACGCCGTCTGTATGGTAGCGCCTTCGCTCGTAGACACGGCTTGGGACTACCCAGAAGTGCGGAGATGGCTTACGCTAGTGGCCATTTTTATGGGCTTTGGCCTGCTTGCCTCAGTATTTGTCGGGCCGCTTCCGGTGGTGGAGGCGCTATTTGGTTTTGCCATAGCTGCAGTTCTGTCGCTTGGCTTCGCTTGGGAGATACATGTGGAAGCAACCTCTAGGCATAGCTCGACTC
Protein-coding sequences here:
- a CDS encoding DUF58 domain-containing protein; this translates as MQAKHTALVFVYAVILIAGLVLRSPAIVIFAVGCMLLTYLPRYYIQSQPEALTYRTSFSKPYAWPGDELRLTVEIENRSFLPISLLQVTDELADGVDILGGTLIVEQRKRSLHHAFSLSMWQRVRRHYPVNCKHRGDFSIGPSRVHLAGPFGFGEAQRQYVPEARVVVYPRVHALGDLPSRPLALLGASTLRSFLHEDPLRIRGVREYIPGDPLNRINWKATAKAARHMVHVHEPSAHLSVLFLLNLATSDQVWRMLDEAETEWAIEVTASLGVALMEAHCSVGVVANDYITDLAVGAGQGHLQDFLVTLARANSHALWKPSTFIAAALEMRRFGTTLVLVTPILTEEIMTAIEQAEIRRSPLRIVYTGNVPTPLFDDAYMLAVPREGT